The Azospirillum brasilense genome window below encodes:
- the rplI gene encoding 50S ribosomal protein L9: protein MEVILLERVEKLGQMGQVVKVRPGFARNYLLPQKKAMRATKANMAFFEKQKAHLEAVNLERRKDAEQVATKMNDVSVVVIRQAGETGVLYGSVTPRDVADALDAAGYKVDRKQVLIETPIKTLGLFKLRVVLHPEVSISVTVNVARSQEEAELQRSRGGMVTAADLRDDEDEIEEAPEAAEAEVSEEG, encoded by the coding sequence ATGGAAGTTATTCTGCTGGAGCGGGTCGAGAAGCTCGGCCAGATGGGCCAGGTCGTGAAGGTGCGTCCCGGCTTCGCCCGCAACTATCTGCTGCCGCAGAAGAAGGCCATGCGCGCCACCAAGGCGAACATGGCGTTCTTCGAGAAGCAGAAGGCCCATCTGGAGGCCGTCAACCTGGAGCGCCGCAAGGACGCCGAGCAGGTGGCGACCAAGATGAACGACGTGTCGGTCGTCGTGATCCGTCAGGCCGGCGAGACCGGGGTGCTGTACGGTTCGGTGACCCCGCGCGACGTCGCGGACGCTCTCGACGCCGCCGGCTACAAGGTCGACCGCAAGCAGGTGTTGATCGAGACTCCGATCAAGACGCTGGGCCTGTTCAAGCTGCGCGTCGTCCTGCACCCTGAGGTGAGCATCTCCGTCACGGTGAACGTCGCCCGCTCGCAGGAAGAGGCTGAATTGCAGCGTTCCCGCGGCGGCATGGTCACTGCGGCCGACCTGCGCGACGACGAGGACGAGATCGAGGAGGCCCCCGAGGCCGCCGAGGCCGAGGTTTCCGAGGAGGGCTGA